In Hydrogenimonas thermophila, a single genomic region encodes these proteins:
- a CDS encoding succinyldiaminopimelate transaminase: MKFETYPFEKLTNLLDGITPNSSLDPIVLTIGEPQFETPSFITEALCSNSNLLKKYPKTSGEQELRDAIRSFFKHRFHVDLDNSQLIPTFGTREVLFNFPQFLLSRKEEPMMAFTNPFYQIYEGAAIASGAKVLHLNLTKENGFLPKINESELAGCGLVILNFPNNPTASVMDMKTMVEWVKLAIKYDFVLLNDECYSEIYTKTPPPSLLQASIEADNPTFKNILVINSISKRSSAPGLRSGFIAGDDRILKEYMRYRTYVGCASPLPLQMAAASAWRDNEHVIAFREKYKENFEIAHEVLGIKIPEATFYIWLEVEDELEFTKRLYERYNIKVLPGSFLGREGIGQGFVRVALVESAERTLEAVKRIKACLEEC, from the coding sequence TTGAAATTTGAAACCTATCCATTTGAAAAATTGACTAATTTGTTAGATGGGATTACTCCAAATAGCAGTTTAGATCCAATTGTTTTGACAATTGGAGAGCCTCAGTTTGAGACTCCTTCATTCATTACAGAAGCACTTTGTTCTAATTCAAATTTGCTGAAAAAATATCCTAAAACATCAGGTGAACAAGAGTTGCGTGATGCGATACGCTCTTTTTTTAAACATCGTTTTCATGTCGACTTAGACAATTCTCAGCTTATTCCAACTTTTGGAACACGAGAAGTCCTTTTTAACTTTCCACAGTTTTTGCTCTCACGAAAAGAAGAGCCTATGATGGCTTTTACTAATCCTTTTTATCAGATATATGAGGGTGCGGCAATTGCCAGTGGTGCAAAAGTATTGCATCTAAATTTGACTAAAGAGAATGGTTTTCTTCCTAAAATCAATGAATCAGAGTTAGCTGGTTGTGGTTTGGTAATTCTTAATTTTCCAAATAACCCAACAGCATCTGTAATGGATATGAAAACAATGGTAGAGTGGGTTAAACTTGCTATTAAGTATGACTTTGTACTGCTTAATGATGAGTGTTATAGTGAGATATATACAAAAACTCCTCCACCTTCACTTTTGCAGGCTAGTATAGAAGCAGATAACCCCACATTTAAGAATATTTTAGTCATTAACTCTATATCTAAACGTTCCAGTGCTCCAGGGCTTAGAAGCGGTTTCATTGCCGGTGATGATAGAATTTTAAAAGAGTATATGAGGTATCGCACCTACGTTGGATGCGCTTCACCTCTTCCTTTGCAGATGGCAGCTGCATCAGCTTGGAGAGATAATGAACATGTGATAGCATTTCGTGAGAAATATAAAGAGAATTTTGAAATAGCTCATGAAGTACTTGGTATAAAAATACCGGAAGCAACTTTTTACATTTGGCTTGAAGTAGAAGATGAATTGGAATTTACAAAGAGACTCTATGAACGTTATAATATTAAAGTATTACCAGGTAGTTTTTTAGGACGTGAAG